From Cryobacterium sp. GrIS_2_6:
GGCTATTCGGTACCGAGGCCCGCGGCCGAGACCGGCTTCTCACCGGCCGCCGTGCGCACCTTGTTGAGCGCGGTCAGGTCGAACAGGCCGTTCAGGTCGCCGGTCTTGGTGGTGCCGGCCGACACGCCGTTCTCGAGGCTCACCGCGAACGTCGACGCGAGCGGGTCCGTCGAGAACGTCACCTTGGTCAAGGCTCGCGTGATCACGGCATCGGAGAGAGCCTTCCCGCTGTCGGCCGTGAGCTTCTTGTTGATCACGGTTGCCGCATCCGTCGGGTTCTTCGTGAGCCAGTCGACGGATGCCGCGTTGCCGGCCACGAGGGCCCGGACCGTCTCCGGGTGCTCGGCCAGGAATCCCTTCCGCACCAGGAGTACGGTCGTCGGGAAGGCGCCGTCCGGCCACAGCGAGGACTCGTCGACGAGCACTTTGGCGCCGGCGTCGACGACGAGGCGGGAGACCCAGGGCTCCGGTAGCCAGGCGCCGTCGATGGCGCCGCTCTGGAACAGGGTGAGGGTCTGTGCGTTCTCGGTCGGCGTAATCTTCACGTCGCCGCCGCCGGAGGTGTCCGTTGTGAAGCCTTTGCTGCTCAACCAGGCTCGCAGTGCGACGTCCTGAGTGTTGCCGAGCTGCGGGGAGGCGAGGGTCTTGCCCTTGAGGTCGGCGGCGGAATTGATCCCCTCGCGCACGACGAGGGCTGCTCCGCCGCTTGTCGCGCCTGCGACGATCTCGACCGACTCGCCTTTGCTCTTGATGTAGCTGTTCACGGCCGGGCTCGGGCCGATGTATGCCGCGTCGATCGCGCCGGCGCTGAGCGCCTCGATCGTCGCGGGGCCGGCGTTGAAGATCTGGGTGCTGAGCTTGGTGCTGCCGAGGGAATCCTGCAGCAGGCCGTTCTCGATTCCGACGAGGGCAGGGGCTTGGGTGACGTTGTCGAAGTAGCCGAGCCGGAGCTCTGCGGCCGGACCGGCTGCGGTGGCACCGGAGGTGGCATCGGCCGAGGCGGCGCATCCGCTCAGGGTGGTGGCGAGCAGGGCGACGGATGCCGCGCCGAGGGCGAGGCGCATCCCCGTGCGACGAGCAGTGGTGTGGGTCTTGGTGGACATGGGCTTCACTTCCATTCGGTGGACGGCGTACGCTGCGGCACCCGGGGTGGTCTCGAGACCTGGGGTGGTCTCGAGACGACGTTATTCACCGAATGACCTGAGCGACATTCCGGCCGGTCACGCCCGGTCACGAAACGTAGCGCAGCGTCACACAGCATCGACGAGCCTCGGCGCGACGGCGATGAGACTCGGCAGGAGCGTTGACCCCGCTGCTCCGCGGATGCTGCTTGACTGAGGTGTGCGCACACCGAAAACCCGCTGCTACCGGAACGGGGACCTCGTCGACGAGGGCTTCCCGCTCGCCGACGTCTCCGAACACCTCGCCGACGAGGGCTGTGTGGTCTGGGTGGACCTGTGCTCGCCTGAAGAAGCGGACCTGGACCTGCTCGCGGAGGAACTCGGCCTGCATGCCCTCGCCGTCGAGGACGCCTTGAAGCTGCACCAGCGTCCCAAACTCGACCGGTACTCCGACCACCTGTTCCTGTCGGCGTATTCGATCACGTTCTCGCCGGAGACGGCCTCGGTGGAGACCTCGGAGATCGCCGCTTTCATCACCGAGCGGGCCTTCGTCACCGTGCACAAGGACCCTGACTTCGACGTCGACGCCGTCGTCGCCCGCTGGGACTCCTCCCCCGACCTCGCCTCGAACGGTGTCGCGTTCCTCCTGCACGGACTCCTCGACTTCCTCGTCGACGGCTACTTCGAGGCCGTCGAGGCCCTTGACGAACAGGTCGAGGAGCTCGAGAGCCAGCTCTTCGAACCGAGGAGCGACCAGGAGGCTGTGCAGCGCCGCTCCTTTGATCTCCGGAAGAGCCTCGTGCTGATGCGCCGGGTGATCCTGCCGATGCGTGAGGTCGTCAACACCCTGTTACGCCGCGACGTGCACCTGCTGCCAAACGACATGGCGCCGTACTTCCAGGACGTCTATGACCACGTGCTGCGCGCGATGGAGTGGACGGAGAGCCTCAGGGACCTGGCCACGAGCGTGCTCGAGGCGAACCTCGCGATCCAGGGCAACCGGCTCAACGTGATCACGAAAAAGGTCACCGGCTACGCGGCAATCATTGCGGTGCCCACGGCGATCACCGGTTTCTACGGCCAGAATGTTCCGTACCCGGGCTTCAGCGAAGTCGGCGGCTTCTACAGCTCCATCGCGCTCATCGTCGGCCTGTCCGCCCTGCTCTACCTGCTCTTCAAGCGCAACGACTGGATCTGAGACCGGCACGACAGGCACGACAGGCACGACAGGCACGACACGCGCGCACAGGGGATGCCGGGCGCGGCCCAGGGCGGCGCGACCGGCATCCCCTGCCATTACAAGGCCGGGGCTCCGACCGTGTCGAACATCGCGTAGTCGTCGGTCACGAGGGTTCCGTTGCTGAACAGGTTCAGCCCGAAACTGATCGCGGTGGCACCGGCCGGCAGGGCCGGGGTCGTGAAGCTCGCCTGAGTGTACGCGGATGCCGTCGCGAGCCACGGGCTCGACGTCCAGTATTGCCAGGCCCCGCTCGCATCCCGGTAATAGACCGCGAACTGGGTGGAGGTCGTCGACGTGTACCAGGCCCGGAGCGAGTAGGTGCGCCCGGCTATCGCGGGCGGGGCGCAGGCCCCGCTGTCCAGGCTCGGCAGCAGCTTCGCGTCGCCGTTCGCGTAGTTCGTCACGACGAGCTTCTCCGCCTTGGTGCCGGTGTGCGCCGTCGCGACGGTCGTGAACGCAGCCGTGTTGGTGCCGTAACCGCCGATCTGGTAGCACTGCGGGAGGGCGGCGACGCCGGCGGTCTCCAGACTCGAGTTCTGGATCAGGTTGGCGCCGGGGGCCGGCGGCGGGGATACGGGCAGGGTTGCGGCGTCGAAGGCCGTGTAGTCGTCCGTGGTCAGGGTGCCGTTGCTCAGGAGGTTGAGGCCGAAGGTGATCGCGCTCGCCCCGGCGGGCAGTGCCGGGGTCGTCCAGCTCGCCTTCTGGTAGGTCGCGGACGCGGCGAAGAGCGGGCTCGCGGTCCAGTAGGTCCAGGAGCCGAGTCCGGTCCGGTAGTAGACCTCGATCTGGGTCGCTGCCGTGGACTTGTACCAGGCCGCGAGCGCGTACGCCGTGCCCGGGGTGGCCGCGGGGGCGCATCCGCCCAGGTCAGGGGTCGGCAGCCATTTCGCGTCACCGTTGGAGTAGCCCGTCATGGTCAGGCGGGCCGCCCGGTTGCCGCTGTGGCCCGGGGTGACCGTGGTGAAGGCGGGGGTGTTCGTGCCGTATGAGGCGCCCTGCCAGCACTGGGGTAGTCCGGCGGTCAGGGTTTCGAAGCCGGGGTTGGAGACCAGGTTGATGCCGGCGGGCTTCGGCGTGACGGCCGGGCCGGAGACGACGGCTTTGACGGTGCCGCCGATGACCTGGTCGACCGTCTTGACCGTCGTCGTCGCAGGGCGGGTCTTCAGCCACTGCACGAACTGGGTGAACAGGGTCGGGCTGATCGTGAGCGGGTCGGTGAGCCCCGTCGCGATGTGGTGGAAGGTCAGCTGCTGCCAGCCGCCCGCGGTCTCGGCCTGGGTGACGGTGTTCTGGAGGTCGGTCAGGCTCCAGGTGTTGTCGACCTCATCCGGAGCCTGGGTCAGGTACGGGTCGGGCGGCGGGACGCTCTCGGTGAGCGCGCATCCCGTGCAGCCGAACCGGGTCTGGATGTCTCCGAGGCCACGGGCGCTGTTGTACCCGCAGTTCTTGACAATGGTTTCGGTGGCAGGGGTCAGCAGCGAGGCGAAGGGATAGGCGAAGCTCGTCACCCGGAATCCCCAGTTGGTGAGGTTGACCCGGTCGTTGCAGACCTGGCGGGTCGCCTCGTCCGTCGGGAGGGTGGCGAGGTCGGGGTGCGTCACGGTGTGGCCGCCGATTTCGTTGCCGTCGGCGACGAGAGTCTGCACCTGGGCAAGTGTCATGTAGCCCGGCTGGTTGATATACCCGGACGGCGTGTAGAAGGTGCCGTGCAACCCATTCGCCTTAAGGATCGAGGCCGCGGTCAGCTGGTCCGCGTTCGCGTCGTCGAAGGTGAGCGTGATGACGGCGGGAACGGCAGCGCTGGCCGGAAGGGCAGCGAATCCGTCGGCGACTCCGACGGAGACGAGTGCAAGCACGAAGGTCGAGACCCAGGCGAGCCAGCGCGGGCGGCTCCGACTGAAATTACCGGTCAGCCGGTGTTTGGCGGCCGCAGGATTGCCTGACTGAACGTCCATATCGCTGAGCTCCATTCTGGGCCCCTGTCTCCCGCGCCGGGATGGCGCGGAAGACAGTCGGGTTAGGGCGCCGGAATCCCCATTAACGGGTGACCTCTCGGCCCTGTCAATGCGCGGCGCCCCACCAGAATGGGGGGTAGAACGGATGCCTAGACCGCGCGGCGGCGACCCGTTGCGAGTCCGTAGATCAAGAGGACGACGATGGAGCCGCCGATGGCGAGAAGCCAGGTCTGCAGCGAGAAGAAGTCCTGCAGCGGAGCGTTGAACAGGATGCCGCCGAGGAACCCGCCGAGGAGTGCGCCGACGACGCCGAGGAGCAGTGTCACGAACCATCCGCCGCCCTGCTGGCCGGGGAGGATGAGTTTGGCGATGGCCCCGGCGATCAGGCCGAGGAAAAGGAAGCCGAAGAAGCCCATGGGGTGCTCTTTTCTGGATTGGTCACACGTGGTTGCGGATTTTGAAACGGTCTAGCGGTGGAGCGGTCTGGCGGCGGAACGACGGCGGCGCGGCAGGCCGGGGCCCGCCGCGCCGGAAGAGGTCTAGTCCTTGAAGATGTCCTTGATGTTCTCGCCGGCCTTCTTGGCGCTCGCGGATGCCTGCTCCGCACGCCCCTCCGCGACCTTGGAGTCGTCGTTGGTGGCCTTGCCGATGGCCTCGTTGGCCTTGCCCTTGAGGTCTTCGGCCGCGTTCTTGATCTTGTCTGATGCGCTCATCGTGTTGTCACTTTCTCTCGGTGTTTCTCTGGGGGTGCCCGACGCGGTTGCGCGGGAAGTCTGGTCGTCTTCCGAGGGGTGGTGCACGTCATTGATCGTGACGTTCACCGCCGACACGCCGAGGCCGACGAAGTCCTCGATCGCCCGCGTGATGCTCGCCCGCACCTCGGCGGCGATCTGGTGCACCGGAACCGGGTACTCGGCCACGATGACGATGTCGACGACCACGTCCGTGTCACCGACCGTGACGCTGACGCCCTGGCTCAGGTCCGTTCCGCTCAGGGCCTCGCGAATGGCGCCGAAGGCCCGGACGGGCGCGCTGCCGAGGGAGTGCACCCCGGTCACGCCACGGGCGGCGACGCCCGCGACCTTGGCGACAACGCTGTCGCTGATGACGGTCTGTCCGCCGACCGAATCGCCGCCGGAGACACCGCCGGACGAGTCGCGATCGGAAATACCGCGGAGAGCACGGGAGAGCGGCATGTTGGGTATTCTTTCGTTGTCGATGGGCGAAGATCGTGATGATCGTCACTGGTATGACGTAGGCCGCCACCGGTTCGTCACGCGGAGATCGAAAATCTATTGGGCGCACCACCGGGTGAATCGGGAAGGACGTGATGACCACCGTTACGAGGCACGCCGTCCCATCCGCTCTCGACGCGGCATCCGACGCCCTGCTCGCCGACCGCGCGGCCGACGGCGATGTTCGCGCCTTCGAGGTTCTCGTCCGTCGCCACGGCCCTCTGATGCGCGTGCACGCGACCCGGATCCTGGGTTCGAACGACGAGACGGACGATGTGGTGCAGGAGTCATTCATCACGGCCTGGCGGCAACTGCCGACCCTTGAGAACTGCGCCGCGGTGAAGAGCTGGCTGATGCGGATCTGCGGTCGCAAGAGCATCGACCGGGTTCGCGCCCGCCGCGACCACGCCGACATCACCGAAACGGATGCCGCGGCTCCGGCGGCGCTCACGCCGCACCACGTCGCCGAGACGCAGGAACAGGCCGAGGCGCTCGCGCGATGCCTCGCGGAGCTGCCGGACGACCAGCGGCGCTGCTGGACCCTGCGGGAACTCGGCGAATACAGCTACACCGATATCGCCGAAGAACTCGACCTGCCCGTGTCGACCGTGCGAGGCTTGTTGGCACGCGCCCGAAAAACCCTGCTGCGGGAATTGGAGGACTGGCGATGAACGCCCCAGACACCCCCTTTGTGGCTTTCGACCCCGAAGAGCTGGCCGAGGAGCAGGCCCGCCTGTCCGGGCACACGATCGAGGACCTCAACGACTACCTCGACCGAGGTCGCACCCCGAGCGACTCGAGCATCGACGACTCCCCGGCGTGCACAACGGCCCTCACCCGCCTCGAGCGGCTCCGAGCAGCGCTGCGCCGGGTCGACTCGGCCGCCGTGGACCGGGAGTCGTCACGGACTGACGGCTGGGTCGCGACCATCATCGACAGCATCCGGCTCGAGACCCGGGCCGGTCGGCGGATCCCGCTCACGTCCGACTCACCGGTCGCCCGGCTGGCGCTCACCGAAGGCGCGGTCATCGGTGTCCTGCGCACGGCGGGGGACGGGATCGACGGCATCCTGATCAGTCGCTGCCGCCTCGACGGCGACGTCACCGAGCCGGGAGCCCCGATCACGGTGCGCCTCGAGGTGTCGGTCGGGGCCGACGGGATGAATGTCGGCGAGAGCATCACGGCCCTCACCGCACGCCTGCGCGCGGCGGTCTACGCCGTGCTCGTGCAGCAGACGGAACTGTCGATCGCCGCCGTCGACATCACGGTCACCGACCTGTACCTCACGACAGCCCTGCCGACCCCCGAAGGAGAAGCCGATGAGTGAGCCCGCTGTCGCTGCCGACCAACTCGACGACTACATTCTCGCGGTCCCCGGCGTCGACGCGCTCTACCCGGCCGGCCCGCTCCTGACCACGGTCGTGGCCTCAGTCGTCGCCGCGCTGATCCCGAGCGTGGCTGCGCCGAATCCAATCGTCGTCGTCGAGAGGTCCGGCGCACTCTCGATCGCCGCGAACATCGGCGTCGGCCCCGATCATGCGGCACCGGATGTCTGCCGCCGCGTTCACGATGCCATCGCCGAGCACTTCCGTCACGCCGGAGACCCGGTCATCTCCGAGATCGCTGTCACGGTCGCCCGCATCGGCTGACGCCCGTGAGTCGCGCCGCAGACTCCGATACGGCAGGATGAGTTCCGTACCGATTGGTTCACAATCTTCCGGAGGAACCCATGCTCATCGCCGCCCAAATCGTCGCCACCATCGCCGCACTCCTGCACGTGGTCTTCTTCCTCTTCGAGAGCGTGCTCTGGATGCGCCCCGCCGTCTACGGGCGGTTCGGGATCGCATCCAGGGACGAAGCGGCGACGATCCGCGCGATGGCGTACAACCAGGGCTTCTACAACCTCGCCCTCGCGGTCGGGGTGCTCGTCGGCGTCGTGCTGCTCGGGCAGTCCGGTTCCGCGTTCATCGCGGGCAAGACGGCGGTCATCTTCGGAACCGCCTGCATGTCGGTTGCCGGCGTCGTCCTCGCTTCAACGGGACCCTCCTACCGACGCGCGGCCGCACTCCAGTTCTTCCCCGCTGCCCTCGCCCTCGTCCTGGCGAGCCTCAGCTAACCCCACGAACAGCGCCCGCCGCGTGGCGACCACGCTCGGCGCGCACGCCGACGCTAGTCGACCGCTGCCTGCGCGGTCAGCAGACGGGTCACGGCCGCGAGCATGGGTGCGCCCCAGCCGGTCGCCCGCGTTCCGCGGTCGTGCTCCGGAATCGTTCGGTTGTAACTCTGGTCGAAAACGACGACGCTCCGTCCGGCCTTCAGCAGACCGGTCACGACGGGCGGGGCGTCGTCGACGAACAGGTCGATCCCCTCGAGCGCATGCTTGTCGAAACCCGAATGCACGACCGTGGCCAGGGGCAGTCCGTTCGACGCGATCCACTCCCGCGTATCGGGGTTGAACTCGTCACTCCTGGCCGTGACGGCAACAAGCTCGCATCCGGCAGCCTCAAGGGCGAGAAGCGTCACGACGGCCTCGTCGAACACCGCGAGGCCCAGGTAGAAGCCGTGGCGTTCGGCATGACCAAAATGGCCGAGGAAGTCCGGCATATCGACAAACCACGCGTCGTCGCCGATCCACATGGCGTACTGGTCGAGGTCGGGGAATCGCGTGGACCGTTCAGCCAGGGGGATCGAGAGCTTCTCCCCCATCCAGTTTCGGAGACCACCGACCGTGTCGGCGGTCGTCGCATCGAGGTCGACCCCGATACGCGGGGCGCGGCCATGCGCGGTCCGGAACCGATCAAGCGCGGCAGTCAGATCGGCGGGAGCCACAAATGCGTTCGGAGTCATTCGAGAGTGTCCTCTTTCAGAAGTTGGGTGATGGTGCGCAGAGTCTCCGGGGAGACATCGCCGAGAGTCCTCGCGGCGAAATTCACGACTCGTTGTGCGCGGAGCTTCTTGACAAAGGCGAGTTGGGTGTCCACTCGGACGGGGATATCGTCGTCGGAACCCAGGAGGTAGGCCGGCGGGATCCGGAAGAATTCGGCAATTCCGGTCAGGAGTTTCTCGTCTGTCACGAGAGGGCCGGTCCCCGCGATCATATATGCCCACCGGGCTCGGGAGAGGGAAAGCGACCGGTCCCGCAGGCCCTCGGCTATCTCGCGGTAGGTATACGGGGTATTTCCCTCTGCGACGACGACGTCGAGCAGAAGGTTGAGCTTCCTCGCCAGTTCCATCTGCGCGCTGAGACCCTGTGCGGTCGGAGGAGTCTTGCCGTTCACGTCAGGCGTTCCCCTCTTCATCGGTGCGCCGTCCCCGCTACGTCTCGTCGCATCACGGCTGCCCCTCCACAGTCATAACGGGCAACGCTCGAGCGCCACCCGGGGAAACGAGGTGCTCAGCGGTAGCCAACAGCGCCTGGTCCGACCGCGATATTTCCTGAGGATACAGCAGGAGGCAATCACGAACCTCGACATAGCGACGGTAGAGTCGCGCAGCGGCGCCGCGGGTCAGAACCAAGTGGATCCTCGCCTCAGGAACGTCAAGGCTGAGTTCGGGCGACTCGGACAACAGCCGCTCCCAGAGAGGTGCGAGCCTCACCAGGAGAACGCGAACCTGGACTTCCCGTTGGACTCGTATGACGCCGTCCACCGCCGCCGTGAGGCCGAATCCAACGGCCAGGCACGAGGGCGCGATCAATAGCGCCGCATAGTAGACGCCGCCCGTCCCGGTCGCGAAGTCAGCATTGTGGTTGACGTTCGCCATGACCGCATTGAGGAGGCTGACGACGGCGTACACGATGACACCGGCGCAGCCGACAACGACGAAGCCGAGTGAGACCCGGGTCAGCCGTCGTCGCTGCCTTCGCCGGTCCGAGAGACATGCCGCCGCCACCGTGACCGAGAAATACGCCAGGGCCACCCAGGTGGTCGCCGCGTACGCCGTGTAGTCCCACCGATCGAGAAAGCGGATGTCCGGCAGCAGTCGCCAGTCGGCCCCAAAGAACAACACTGACTGAATGAGAATGACCACCCCCGGGAAGATCGCAGAGAGAGGTTTGATCCGCCACCCACCGGGGTGCGCCGACGATGCGGCCCGCACGAGTTCGTTGAGAAGTGCTATTGCGATGACCGCAGTGACGTGGAAAAGGTAATACGTCACGTTCACGCCGCCGAGAGCGGCATCGAGCACGTCGAAGACAAGATCGGTCTGCAGCGACATCGTCAGCGCGAACACCGCAAGAAACGAGAACAGCAGGCGCCGACGGCCCCGCACGACGGACGGGAGGCAGAACAGGGCGGCCAGCCAAAGGAGCGCGCTCACGCCACCAGCGATGAGGGAGGCCACTACAGCACCCGCCCGAATCCGGTCCGGGCGCCGTCACGGGCCTCCGCGCGGTCACTCAGCATAGTCAAGGCGAGCCGGTCGCCGATCGCTTCGGCGAGTGCTTCCAGCTCGTCGGTCAAACTGCTTCGCAAAAGTGCGTGCACGATGGCGTCATAGGGGATCAGGGGCGCGAATCGCGCGACTTGATCGGCCGAGAGTAATTCCTTGTCGTCGCTGAGGATCATATGGCCATATTCATGGTTGATGAGCTGCTGCCGATGCACTGCTGAGATCGTCGGGGCATGGTGGATGCGCTCGAAGGCTTCGCCGGCGACCTCGATCCAGAGTCCGCAGACACCAGCGTGCAGCATCGTTTCGCTGCCCTCGCGGATCACAATCTGTTTTTTCCGGAGGCTCTCCATATGCGCGTGGAGCCGCTCGGGCGTGAGCGGCCGCGGCAAATCGAGTGCCGCGACAAGCTCGTGCGCGCGCTTCTGGCGTTCTTGGTGATCCATGGTCTTTCCCCCGGTCGATGCCACGTTCAGCCAACCCCGGACCTCAACATTGGACATGTCTATCGTCTGCTACGCTTGCCTTCGGTTGGACATGTCTAGGTTACAGTTCCGGGGGGAACGCCGTAACCGGCATGTCCGAACCACGCACGATGCGGATTCACGGGCGACAGCGGGGCGTCGCCGTGCGCGTGGTGCGGAGCTGCCCACAGGCCTCCGCACCACGCAGCCGCCTCGCCACATCGTCTTCTCGCCGCACAGGCTCCTCACCATGCCGCCCCTGCGCCACGCTGCCTACCGTGCCGCCCATGACTTGCGGCTGCGCTTGATCCGGAATCTGGCCTTTTCCGACACCTTTCGCGTGGCGCGGAGCAAAATGTGCTCCTGTGGTCTGACCACAACAGGTAGTATCGATCTCACGCCCCAACCACTAGATATGGTCTTTCGCCCGACTAACTGTCCCGCTCGATTGTCGTGGGGAGTATTAGTCAAGGAGGCAGCAGCGCGTGTTGAAGACAGAAGACCCCGGCACAGGAACGCCTACGGCTGGCAGCGGTCTCAGCACCCTTATGGTGTCGAAACGCGACGGTCGCCGGCTCGCCTTCGATGACGCCCGGATCTATGCCGCACTGGCCAAGAGCTTCACGGAAGTGAACGGCGAACTGACCCCGCTCACGCACCGGATCATCCGTGACCTGGTCACTCGTATCGATCGCGAGATAGCCTCGCGCTTCGCGGTCGACATCAAGATCTACGAGGTCCAGAACATCGTGGAACACGCCCTGCTGGACAGCAAGGAATACGAAGCCGCAGAGGCGTACATCAATTACCGGATCCAGCGCGACTTCGCGCGCAGTAAGTCCACCGACATCAACCACTCGATCATCAAGCTGATCAGCAAAGACGAAACAGTCGTCAACGAGAACGCCAACAAGGACAGCGATGTCTTCAACACCCAGCGTGACCTGACCGCCGGCGCGGTGGGCAAGGCGATCGGCCTGAAGATGCTGCCGCCGCACGTCGCCAACGCCCACCAGAAGGGCGACCTGCACTACCACGACCTCGACTATCACCCCTATGCCCCGATGACGAACTGCTGCCTCATCGACTTCAAGACGATGCTCAGCACCGGCTTCCGGATCGGCAACGCCGACGTCGACCCGCCCCGCTCGATCCAGACGGCCACCGCGCAGATCTCGCAGATCATCGCGAACGTGTCGTCGAGCCAGTACGGCGGATGCTCGGGCAACCGGATCGACGAGGTGCTCGCCCCGTACGCGGAGAAGAACCTCCAGAAGCACCTCGCCGACGCCAGGACATGGATCGCCGATGAGTCCCAGCACCAGCAGTTCGCGGAGGAGAAGACCCTCAAGGACATCTACGACGCGATGCAGAGCCTCGAATACGAGATCAACACCCTGTTCACCTCGAACGGGCAGACCCCTTTCACCTCGCTCGGCTTCGGCCTCGGCACCAGCTGGTTCGAACGCGAGATCCAGAAGGCGATCCTGCAGATCCGCATCGAGGGACTCGGCAGGGAGAAGCGCACCGCGATCTTCCCGAAGCTGATCTTCACGGTGAAGCGCGGCCTCAACCTCGACCCGACCGACCCGAACTACGACATCAAGCAGCTCGCGCTCGAGTGTTCCACCAAGCGCATGTACCCCGACATCCTGAACTACGACAAGATCGTGGAACTCACCGGCAGTTTCAAGGTGCCGATGGGCTGCAGGTCCTTCCTCCAGGGCTGGACGGACGAAGATGGCAACGACGTCTCAGAGGGCAGGATGAACCTCGGAGTCGTGACACTCAACCTGCCGCGGATCGCCCTCGAGGCCGCCGGCGACAAGGACAAGTTCTGGAGCATCCTCGCCGAACGTGTGAGCATTGCCCGCGACGCCCTGCTCTTCCGGATCGAGCGCTGCAAGGAAGCGACCCCGGAGAACGCACCGATCCTCTATGTCTACGGCGCCTTCGGCCAGCATCTGGAGGCCGGCCAGTCCGTCGACACCGTGTTCAGGAACAAGCGCGCCACCGTGTCGCTCGGCTACATCGGCCTCTACGAGGTGGCCTCGGCTTTC
This genomic window contains:
- a CDS encoding ABC transporter substrate-binding protein, coding for MSTKTHTTARRTGMRLALGAASVALLATTLSGCAASADATSGATAAGPAAELRLGYFDNVTQAPALVGIENGLLQDSLGSTKLSTQIFNAGPATIEALSAGAIDAAYIGPSPAVNSYIKSKGESVEIVAGATSGGAALVVREGINSAADLKGKTLASPQLGNTQDVALRAWLSSKGFTTDTSGGGDVKITPTENAQTLTLFQSGAIDGAWLPEPWVSRLVVDAGAKVLVDESSLWPDGAFPTTVLLVRKGFLAEHPETVRALVAGNAASVDWLTKNPTDAATVINKKLTADSGKALSDAVITRALTKVTFSTDPLASTFAVSLENGVSAGTTKTGDLNGLFDLTALNKVRTAAGEKPVSAAGLGTE
- a CDS encoding magnesium transporter CorA family protein, which encodes MRTPKTRCYRNGDLVDEGFPLADVSEHLADEGCVVWVDLCSPEEADLDLLAEELGLHALAVEDALKLHQRPKLDRYSDHLFLSAYSITFSPETASVETSEIAAFITERAFVTVHKDPDFDVDAVVARWDSSPDLASNGVAFLLHGLLDFLVDGYFEAVEALDEQVEELESQLFEPRSDQEAVQRRSFDLRKSLVLMRRVILPMREVVNTLLRRDVHLLPNDMAPYFQDVYDHVLRAMEWTESLRDLATSVLEANLAIQGNRLNVITKKVTGYAAIIAVPTAITGFYGQNVPYPGFSEVGGFYSSIALIVGLSALLYLLFKRNDWI
- a CDS encoding polysaccharide deacetylase family protein — translated: MDVQSGNPAAAKHRLTGNFSRSRPRWLAWVSTFVLALVSVGVADGFAALPASAAVPAVITLTFDDANADQLTAASILKANGLHGTFYTPSGYINQPGYMTLAQVQTLVADGNEIGGHTVTHPDLATLPTDEATRQVCNDRVNLTNWGFRVTSFAYPFASLLTPATETIVKNCGYNSARGLGDIQTRFGCTGCALTESVPPPDPYLTQAPDEVDNTWSLTDLQNTVTQAETAGGWQQLTFHHIATGLTDPLTISPTLFTQFVQWLKTRPATTTVKTVDQVIGGTVKAVVSGPAVTPKPAGINLVSNPGFETLTAGLPQCWQGASYGTNTPAFTTVTPGHSGNRAARLTMTGYSNGDAKWLPTPDLGGCAPAATPGTAYALAAWYKSTAATQIEVYYRTGLGSWTYWTASPLFAASATYQKASWTTPALPAGASAITFGLNLLSNGTLTTDDYTAFDAATLPVSPPPAPGANLIQNSSLETAGVAALPQCYQIGGYGTNTAAFTTVATAHTGTKAEKLVVTNYANGDAKLLPSLDSGACAPPAIAGRTYSLRAWYTSTTSTQFAVYYRDASGAWQYWTSSPWLATASAYTQASFTTPALPAGATAISFGLNLFSNGTLVTDDYAMFDTVGAPAL
- a CDS encoding GlsB/YeaQ/YmgE family stress response membrane protein, translated to MGFFGFLFLGLIAGAIAKLILPGQQGGGWFVTLLLGVVGALLGGFLGGILFNAPLQDFFSLQTWLLAIGGSIVVLLIYGLATGRRRAV
- a CDS encoding Asp23/Gls24 family envelope stress response protein; this translates as MPLSRALRGISDRDSSGGVSGGDSVGGQTVISDSVVAKVAGVAARGVTGVHSLGSAPVRAFGAIREALSGTDLSQGVSVTVGDTDVVVDIVIVAEYPVPVHQIAAEVRASITRAIEDFVGLGVSAVNVTINDVHHPSEDDQTSRATASGTPRETPRESDNTMSASDKIKNAAEDLKGKANEAIGKATNDDSKVAEGRAEQASASAKKAGENIKDIFKD
- a CDS encoding RNA polymerase sigma factor — its product is MTTVTRHAVPSALDAASDALLADRAADGDVRAFEVLVRRHGPLMRVHATRILGSNDETDDVVQESFITAWRQLPTLENCAAVKSWLMRICGRKSIDRVRARRDHADITETDAAAPAALTPHHVAETQEQAEALARCLAELPDDQRRCWTLRELGEYSYTDIAEELDLPVSTVRGLLARARKTLLRELEDWR
- a CDS encoding DUF1304 domain-containing protein — encoded protein: MLIAAQIVATIAALLHVVFFLFESVLWMRPAVYGRFGIASRDEAATIRAMAYNQGFYNLALAVGVLVGVVLLGQSGSAFIAGKTAVIFGTACMSVAGVVLASTGPSYRRAAALQFFPAALALVLASLS
- a CDS encoding DUF6545 domain-containing protein; the encoded protein is MFALTMSLQTDLVFDVLDAALGGVNVTYYLFHVTAVIAIALLNELVRAASSAHPGGWRIKPLSAIFPGVVILIQSVLFFGADWRLLPDIRFLDRWDYTAYAATTWVALAYFSVTVAAACLSDRRRQRRRLTRVSLGFVVVGCAGVIVYAVVSLLNAVMANVNHNADFATGTGGVYYAALLIAPSCLAVGFGLTAAVDGVIRVQREVQVRVLLVRLAPLWERLLSESPELSLDVPEARIHLVLTRGAAARLYRRYVEVRDCLLLYPQEISRSDQALLATAEHLVSPGGARALPVMTVEGQP
- the nrdD gene encoding anaerobic ribonucleoside-triphosphate reductase, with the translated sequence MLKTEDPGTGTPTAGSGLSTLMVSKRDGRRLAFDDARIYAALAKSFTEVNGELTPLTHRIIRDLVTRIDREIASRFAVDIKIYEVQNIVEHALLDSKEYEAAEAYINYRIQRDFARSKSTDINHSIIKLISKDETVVNENANKDSDVFNTQRDLTAGAVGKAIGLKMLPPHVANAHQKGDLHYHDLDYHPYAPMTNCCLIDFKTMLSTGFRIGNADVDPPRSIQTATAQISQIIANVSSSQYGGCSGNRIDEVLAPYAEKNLQKHLADARTWIADESQHQQFAEEKTLKDIYDAMQSLEYEINTLFTSNGQTPFTSLGFGLGTSWFEREIQKAILQIRIEGLGREKRTAIFPKLIFTVKRGLNLDPTDPNYDIKQLALECSTKRMYPDILNYDKIVELTGSFKVPMGCRSFLQGWTDEDGNDVSEGRMNLGVVTLNLPRIALEAAGDKDKFWSILAERVSIARDALLFRIERCKEATPENAPILYVYGAFGQHLEAGQSVDTVFRNKRATVSLGYIGLYEVASAFYGGAWESNPEAKDFTVDILRTLHDRTQEWSNEYGYQFSVYSTPSESLTDRFCRLDTAKFGSVADITDKDYYTNSFHYDVRKSPTPFEKLDFEKVYPEFASGGFIHYCEYPILQQNPKALEAVWDYSYDRIGYLGTNTPIDRCYACGFSGDFDATERGFECPECGNADPMTCDVVKRTCGYLGNPQARPMVHGRHMEITSRVKHMAGGTGISGADAPAPVSEDA